Genomic segment of Leuconostoc mesenteroides subsp. mesenteroides:
GATATCAATGACTGACGAACAAAACCACCAACCAGTTAACACAAAGTTACAAGCTGAAATAGAATCAAAGTTAAACCAACATAAGGTACCAAAAATTGATAAAAAACCACGGACACG
This window contains:
- a CDS encoding DUF4044 domain-containing protein; the encoded protein is MTDEQNHQPVNTKLQAEIESKLNQHKVPKIDKKPRTRLEKMTLVMSWFMVILMAGSVIYAAISALGWL